A window of Apium graveolens cultivar Ventura chromosome 8, ASM990537v1, whole genome shotgun sequence contains these coding sequences:
- the LOC141678748 gene encoding uncharacterized protein LOC141678748 isoform X2: MADKNSERAAKIASASKRAAKEINEDNVPLVEETARMKKARLAGLDTRGKATEPIFLRKHKEPMGEASTEGAEGHNAPITAAAPAAAATGAFQPLWGFRRGDTVVGSTKHAWDWSYHSVTPKDFTDVVATPDLERIKLMGAQSLASSNAYFQGAVRQAESWKRASDKADNALRRQQKKYATLEKKLKRKEEELGESNAELVVLRAEKDKAIDNYLDSEEFAQSMRIRDDSVFPEFFRTGWDTALGTVNEACPDINPADYICPDDEALLQRFRTRVVVSDHVPQDPLLPPPESFSRPAEDDSSSSSETTETSSESGEDDDMDAEGTSAP; the protein is encoded by the exons atggctgacaagaattctgagagggcggccaaaattgcctcggcttcaaaacgag ctgctaaggagattaacgaggacaacgttcctttggttgaggagacagctaggatgaagaaagctcggctcgcaggcctagacacccggggaaaggcgacagagcctatcttcttgagaaagcacaaggagcctatgggggaggcttcaactgaaggagctgagggccataatgctcctatcactgctgctgcccctgctgctgctgctacaggcgcctttcagcctctctggggattccgccgaggggataccgtggttggttccacgaagcatgcttgggattggtcctaccatagcgtgaccccaaaggactttactgatgtggtggccacccctgaccttgagaggattaagctcatgggagcccaatctctggcttcg tctaacgcctactttcaaggcgctgtgaggcaagccgaatcatggaagcgggcttctgataaggccgataatgccctcaggaggcagcagaagaagtatgctaccctggagaagaagctcaagcgcaaggaggaagaactcggagagtctaacgccgagctggtggtacttcgggcggagaaggataaagctatagacaattatctggactcggaggagtttgcccaatccatgaggattagggatgattcagtctttcccgagttttttaggactggttgggacacggcccttgggaccgtgaacgaggcttgtcctgatattaacccggcggactacatctgccctgacgatgaggctttgctacagaggtttcgtacccgagtagttgtctcggatcatgttcctcaggatccacttcttcctcctcccgagtctttttccagacctgctgaggatgacagctcttcctcctccgagacaacggagacatctagcgagagcggagaagacgatgatatggacgccgagggcacctcagctccttag
- the LOC141678748 gene encoding uncharacterized protein LOC141678748 isoform X1, protein MADKNSERAAKIASASKRGKDIEIRSSYMSLIDMINTRGDEYPSTAHLDSFNHCNTWHNIDFNKLNARYNVPPPFRLVPVSGGDRTCHWRPDTLFIYTDALNAGLRFPFHPFIPHLLADLQINPCQLPPNAWRNILCFMVCCLREGFPLSVAVFRKVFQCYNSSSNICGWVYVKQRPKSKHIFNSASIPDNNPNWRNSFVGLRWENGDWGTLFRSSFGKVSDGSLKSIHLTPEETIIYNGLTQDDAAKEINEDNVPLVEETARMKKARLAGLDTRGKATEPIFLRKHKEPMGEASTEGAEGHNAPITAAAPAAAATGAFQPLWGFRRGDTVVGSTKHAWDWSYHSVTPKDFTDVVATPDLERIKLMGAQSLASSNAYFQGAVRQAESWKRASDKADNALRRQQKKYATLEKKLKRKEEELGESNAELVVLRAEKDKAIDNYLDSEEFAQSMRIRDDSVFPEFFRTGWDTALGTVNEACPDINPADYICPDDEALLQRFRTRVVVSDHVPQDPLLPPPESFSRPAEDDSSSSSETTETSSESGEDDDMDAEGTSAP, encoded by the exons atggctgacaagaattctgagagggcggccaaaattgcctcggcttcaaaacgaggtaaggatatcgagatccgctcttcatatatgtctttaattgatatgattaatactaggggggatgaatatccctccactgcacatctcgactcttttaatcactgtaatacttggcataacatagatttcaataaactaaatgctcgttataacgtccctcccccctttagactagttccagtctctggtggtgaccgtacttgccactggaggcccgatactcttttcatctacaccgacgcccttaacgctgggcttaggttccctttccatccttttatccctcatcttttggctgacttacaaatcaacccgtgtcagcttcctccaaacgcctggaggaatattctatgttttatggtttgttgtcttagggagggctttcctctttcggtagccgtttttaggaaagtcttccaatgttacaatagttcttctaatatttgtggctgggtttatgtcaaacaaaggcccaaaagcaaacatatctttaatagcgcctctattcctgataataatccaaattggaggaatagtttcgttgggttacgttgggagaatggcgactggggcacgctctttcgatcttcctttgggaaggtcagtgatggtagcctcaaatccattcacttaactcctgaagaaactattatttataatggccttactcaggatgatg ctgctaaggagattaacgaggacaacgttcctttggttgaggagacagctaggatgaagaaagctcggctcgcaggcctagacacccggggaaaggcgacagagcctatcttcttgagaaagcacaaggagcctatgggggaggcttcaactgaaggagctgagggccataatgctcctatcactgctgctgcccctgctgctgctgctacaggcgcctttcagcctctctggggattccgccgaggggataccgtggttggttccacgaagcatgcttgggattggtcctaccatagcgtgaccccaaaggactttactgatgtggtggccacccctgaccttgagaggattaagctcatgggagcccaatctctggcttcg tctaacgcctactttcaaggcgctgtgaggcaagccgaatcatggaagcgggcttctgataaggccgataatgccctcaggaggcagcagaagaagtatgctaccctggagaagaagctcaagcgcaaggaggaagaactcggagagtctaacgccgagctggtggtacttcgggcggagaaggataaagctatagacaattatctggactcggaggagtttgcccaatccatgaggattagggatgattcagtctttcccgagttttttaggactggttgggacacggcccttgggaccgtgaacgaggcttgtcctgatattaacccggcggactacatctgccctgacgatgaggctttgctacagaggtttcgtacccgagtagttgtctcggatcatgttcctcaggatccacttcttcctcctcccgagtctttttccagacctgctgaggatgacagctcttcctcctccgagacaacggagacatctagcgagagcggagaagacgatgatatggacgccgagggcacctcagctccttag